From a single Ascaphus truei isolate aAscTru1 chromosome 2, aAscTru1.hap1, whole genome shotgun sequence genomic region:
- the LOC142481945 gene encoding carbonic anhydrase 1-like, which produces MSTENWGYDAQNGPDHWHKLYPIAQGNFQSPIDIKSKEAKPDESLKSLSINYNPNAVKSIVNIGHSFHVLSEDKGNLSVVKGGPLKACYRLNQFHFHWGPTNDYGSEHTVDGKGYASELHLVHWNSDKYSSFAEAAKNPDGCVILTVFLKVGNAHPGLQKVVGALNLIKTKGQEADFTNFDASTLLPGSLDYWTYHGSLTHPPLYECVTWIIFKEPINASSEQINQFRSLLSSGDGEKACPILTNHRPTQPLKGRELKASFH; this is translated from the exons ATGAGCACTGAGAACTGGGGATATGATGCACAAAATG GACCTGATCATTGGCACAAACTTTATCCAATTGCTCAAGGAAACTTTCAATCTCCAATTGATATTAAAAGCAAAGAAGCGAAGCCTGATGAGTCACTGAAGTCTCTAAGTATTAACTACAATCCGAATGCTGTAAAATCCATAGTCAACATTGGACACTCATTTCACGTGCTCTCTGAGGACAAGGGGAATTTATCAG TGGTAAAAGGGGGGCCTCTTAAAGCATGCTACCGATTGAACCAGTTCCACTTCCACTGGGGTCCTACCAATGACTATGGGTCAGAACACACTGTGGATGGAAAAGGATATGCATCAGAG TTACATCTGGTTCACTGGAACTCAGACAAGTATTCAAGTTTTGCTGAGGCTGCTAAAAATCCTGATGGATGTGTCATTCTTACCGTTTTTCTAAAG GTTGGTAATGCCCACCCAGGCCTGCAAAAAGTTGTTGGTGCATTGAATCTCATTAAAACAAAG GGCCAAGAAGCTGACTTTACCAATTTTGATGCTTCAACTCTGCTCCCTGGTTCCCTGGACTACTGGACCTACCATGGTTCATTGACTCACCCTCCTCTGTATGAGTGTGTCACATGGATTATCTTCAAAGAGCCCATAAATGCCAGTTCTGAGCAG ATAAACCAATTCCGCAGCCTCTTGTCTTCTGGAGACGGGGAAAAAGCTTGTCCCATTCTGACCAATCATCGACCTACCCAGCCTCTAAAGGGCAGAGAACTGAAAGCCTCTTTTCATTAA